A DNA window from Palaemon carinicauda isolate YSFRI2023 chromosome 39, ASM3689809v2, whole genome shotgun sequence contains the following coding sequences:
- the LOC137631117 gene encoding plasmolipin-like isoform X2, which produces MSEFPASHTTTTAAPSPDAQNERKIYVNTGYVKSDDGKLKCAHLAICILVFIVIMASQHPRSNQANWISFVSMGGFWTSAFLLFLYVINVVGCLSVIPWLFLELCYTVIWTFFWFVAGCVGGDFAGTYINGELFAVAAFFSFVAMCLYGFNAYLNFNKWRSGGASLPFMSRWNTSASATTTTRTTTTTTATT; this is translated from the exons atgTCAGAATTCCCAGCATCCCACACGACGACTACAGCAGCCCCATCTCCAGATGCTCAGAATGAGAGAAAAATCTACGTCAACACCGGCTATGTAAAATCAGATGATGGGAAACTAAAATGTGCTCATTTG GCAATATGTATCCTAGTCTTTATTGTGATCATGGCATCTCAACATCCACGAAGCAACCAGGCAAATTGGATCAGTTTTGTATCCATGGGCGGATTTTGGACCTCGGCTTTTTTGCTCTTCTTGTACGTCATAAATGTTGTTGGGTGCCTGTCTGTTATTCCGTGGCTCTTCTTG GAACTTTGCTACACCGTAATATGGACCTTCTTTTGGTTTGTTGCGGGATGCGTTGGAGGTGACTTTGCTGgaacatatat AAATGGCGAACTTTTTGCAGTAGCAGCCTTTTTCAGCTTCGTAGCCATGTGTCTCTATGGATTTAATGCTTATTTGAATTTCAACAAGTGGCGTTCTGGGGGTGCATCCTTACCGTTTATGAGTAGGTGGAATACATCTGCTTCTGCTACTACAACCACAagaactaccactactactactgcaacCACTTAG